A stretch of DNA from Diospyros lotus cultivar Yz01 chromosome 14, ASM1463336v1, whole genome shotgun sequence:
ttagtgatagaaaataggagaaaaaaataggaaaacgcgagaaaattaaggagaaaattatattttgataattgttggataaatatgataaatagGACGCCTTGCAGCTTAAGGtaaagtgacttgtgcgaagcTGAGGTGGGCTTTTCGAAAAAATTTGAGTTGTGTCTAaatgtgagtgttcatccctatggcttggtttattgtgagtggttctaccggaaaaacttgtttgtgacatatgaatggtttattgtgagttgttcaatccaattctTGTGTATATTTTTGTTACTTTTGATTTATCGTGAGCAGTTGGTTTCGTGCGATGGTTCGTccaaatgattatttacacatgcattaaatttcgtacggtaaattgcatacattaaaatgttgatttttatgttatgcatgttatgattttcggcgttggcatgttatgtgttgcccATGTGGGACGTGAGTTGTTAACTTGTGACGTGGCCCTTGAGTGACAGCACTCAGGATGCATACtaaggattaatgctatgtgacccacttgggacggagCTGAGAcgaacttcaccctacggtattcaagtggcgaggctgagagtggacaccaccccaagttcctttgagcaatagcattaataccgaggtgtcgttgattccgaGAATAGTGTTGATGTGGTACTCTTGGGGTAGGGTTgcattgggttttggaatgcttttgagtaggagcgtaatgcctaataATGACAATGAGGTGATTCCCGGATTCATATGTAAagattgtccctcttaagcaggattgtgtttgtCAATGTGGTTGtatcgcctttagagagattacatttttcccggttagggctaagtgctatgtggaaTTCTCTTAGACTGAGGCATGTCAGAATTtgtcgattttatatatgattttgcatattttcataaaaatatttttgaaatctcacttagatgattcagcatttAATTTGAACTATAttcctgaaatattcaaacgttccaggtgaaagtagtGATGCCAAAGGAAAGAATGTCGTTGAAATGTAgctgttatgtttagttttcataggtCTTTGtttatgattacgatgttcaaagattatgtaatattttaatattttcatgtgaaacatcgatttggttatttaattgtAAATGGAATTTGttggttatatatcattgaagTTTCAATCttacttccgctgatgtgattgataatacctgttttagtctattaatttttaaattttgatatgctgagaagatAAGAGTgtgattgtcgggaaatgattataatGAGAGTATGTATATCGGGAAACTTATGttatgtgtatgatgttgaaaaaacaaaaatcgaaATCTCAAGGTAATGCACGATCCAGGAAAATAAGGGGTTACATaacttttaattaataacttaaaaacacatTAATCCAAACACAGGGGTTACATaacttttaattaataacttaaaaacacatTAATCCAAACACACATTGTCAGCTTACCCAATTTTGAATAGCTTTTAAGCTACAAACTAAAACATATAGCCAAACTAGCCCTTGGCAAGAAACAAgtcttaaattatttattagagTTTATACCTTGatatcatatataattgaattaagggggaaattaaaatgtaattacCTCATTAATTTAATGAGAAGCCATTTATttgagtttcttttattttattttttttaagatttggAAACGTTAGGGCACATGGTAGTAGATGACATTTAATattggaaaatgctattggtacatctATTTTGTACACTTTGGGCTACAAAatggggtattatgacaaaaaacccctcatgaggcgcatagaggcgcgtgaggctcatggagaggcgcagggtattttggtcataataccccttgtgtagcccaagatgtacaaaaatgatgtatatgtaGCATGATTCTTTAATATTATATCGAGTTACCGGGTTAGTGGACAATTGGATGAAATGGGTGCATGTGCTTGCTTTTTCTAACGGAGTTAAAtcaacaaaactaattaaaaaaaataatagaagaaacAAGAACTATTCAAAAACTTTAATTATAATGTGCAACAAGAAttactcaaaaaaattaattttttttatccttttgtttaatagtaaaaaaaattattgcaatttctaaaatatgagtaatttttgtaatcatatttaacAATAGAagcaattattatatattttttaaattttttgagtaAATCTTGTGCGTCTTCAATACGGAttcaaatatagaaaattttactctctAAAAATTTTTTGGgagacaaaaatttatttttggttttgattatttgattcGATCATATTTAACAATAGTAAAAATgtttaatagtaaaaaaagTTTCACGCtaatagaaatttatttttttattttttttcttattaactTAAGCATTAAAGTTCTCTCAAGAGATAAAAACTCAGTTCAAAATAAGACTTAGTGATTCAGTTCAAAATAAGCATTAAGCATTTTTTGTTAAAGTTTCTAAGATTTGTTCTCTTTGGGCCACGAGTACAAAAAGTTGGTTTTAATTTGGAAAATACTCGGACAATTCGTTACTCGGCCTGCGAGCCAGGCAAGTCGGCCCAACCCTTGGCCCACTGGcccttttcattttatttttttaagaaatttgttCTTAATGCTAAATATGATATAACTAAAAAGTTGAGTgaaacttgaaattttaaaGGCCATTGGATTATATGTATGTCATTTGGTgaatttcaaatgaatttataCTTATTACACATATGCTATTGTTATTTGAAATCtatcttttgaattatatgaTGCATCTTATGATATTCAAATACAGAAAAGATACTTGTTCATCAAAACTTATTTTCTAATGTcaaaacaataaatattttttaatataaattatttttcatttgcaaaacaaattaattttttaaatatttttaatttttttaaaaatttggcctAATCAAACAGAATTTGAGTTGGTCCAAGACGGGCCTTTCAACTAGGCCTAGGGTCAAGGATCCTAGGCCCACCACGACCACGACCTTTGTTTCACGGGTGGTGCCAAGCCACTCACTACCATAATAGGTCAAGTCGCCCAGACCAGGCCAAGCTAACGAATATCACTGTTTGAATAGTGGTTGCTTGCTTTTTGCCCCAAAATGCTACTAATGATGCACTTCACTAATGAATACAACTTGGTTTCCCTTGAAGAATTAATCCTTCagactatattatatatatatatatatattgcttagATTACATGCATTTTGTACGGTACGTATCATCAATTAATTCATGCTGATTGATCAGCTGCTGCCAAAGAAGAGCCAAGAAGCAGCAGCGACGGTGAGGCCAAATCCAAAGGCCACGCAGAGCATATCCAAAGTCCCTTCGATTCTCAGCTTTTTGTCTCTTCTGTTTCTCTTCATCTCCAGATACTCTCTGTATCTTCTCCTCCCTTCTACCTCCCTGTCTTTAATTATATTCTCTTTTTTGCCCCCCAGTGCCTGGTGTAAAATGTCCATACTGTCCTTACCCGTCAAGTGCATTCCGTCCATGTCCTCCACCTGCAAGCTCACCTCCCTCACCTGCATTTCCCCCCCTTCCGATCCCCCGCAAGTCACCACTATCCCGCACTGCACCGTCTCCGACGCGCCCAGCACCGTTGCGAATTGCACCTAATGTCGATAACAGGACAAGCGACTTCTAAAAGTCAGTTTAACAACAAAGTCTTCTAAGATAAAAGTCTACCAAATGCATGGATAAATGCTATTTAAGATTGAGATCGCTAAATTAGCTAAATAAACCTAATCAAGGAAGAATGCTAATTAATTTGGATTACTGTCAACAACCTGGACCTCGCCGCTCAGCCAGTGGCGCTGCACAGAGACGGATTTGTGGCTGGAGAGGTTTGCGGCCCTCTGGTTCAACGGATCGATCAGAACCCAGCTCAGAGTCATCTCCTCGGCGAGCTCCGCGCAGCTGCAGTCGCCGTCCGGGTGGCGGAAGGCGGTGGCGACGGTGTCTTTGAGGTCCAAGAGGTCGACTCTGAACGGGGAGCACCGGAACCAGCTGGTTGTGGTCTCGGTCTCCTGGACTTTGCTGAAGATGAGCTTGTTCTTGTAGTGGATGTCGACGGCAGAGATTAGCTCCGGCGGCGGGGAGGTGGTGGGGGTGGCGGTGGAGGGGAGGAGAAGGGGGAAGGAGAGGGAGAAAAAGGAGCGCGGGCCACCGGGGAAGGCAGAGATGAGGTGGCGGAGGCGGGGGCTGGCGGCGGTGGAGGGCCAGGTGGAGTGGCAGACGGCGGCCCAGAGATGGTCTTGAGAGCAGAGGGAGTGAAGCTGGGAAGAGGCACAGCTGGCGGCGGCGAGGGTGGGCCCGTCGAGGCGGGCGAGGATGTGCGCCTCCACCACATCGCCGTGGACGTCGGAGAATAAGGTGGCGCCGCTCTGGTCCCCAGCGGCTGCTGCGGTGGTGTTGGGCGGTGGAGACATTTGGGTAATGGGCAGTGGGTTCCAAATTTTGTAATTGTTAGGTTTATATAGcgatctaaataaataaacgcCTTACATCCGAATATGCTCTTAAGTTTGGGCTCTTTACTGCAGAAACAGATAAGCCCTGCAGGCGGTCCGGGACACGTAGAGTCGGCCTGAAACAGATAAGCCACTGCAGGCGGGCGGTCCGGGACACGTAGAGTCGGCctataataatattcatattcaACTCAGCTTAAGCcttccaaaaattaaatatccaaTAATAAGCCATTAAATATACAAGCATAtaacaatttcaaaattaaaattcaattctgAAATTCATAATACATAATGTCATGAAAATTCTTATTATAAAAATGCTACGGGTATTCTTGTCATTCAAAAACCTTAGTATTTTAaccattttaaattaaatttccaaGAGCTTTCGAGCGCTTGATTAAATAACATGAGGGCCCACAAGTCGATTTTCAGTACGGCatcaaacttttaaatttttctattttttttatcagcaaataacataaaaaattagaaaatagatGAAATTGGCGTGAcaactttaaaataaattaatatatcataAGGATACTAATtcttataattaaataacatgACGTGTCGGTGGGGTTAGATCACGATCGGGTCGggatattcaacaattgaaggGATTATTGTCTTGGGTGGATGAATAATTTAATGGTTTGTAAAATATTATAGTTTTGTGCAATCATGGCCttttaaatatccaaaaaataacATTCTAAGGTCAAACTTGGATTGCAAATTGCTATGTCATTTTGTATTCATTTCGGTAAACAATCATATTAGAGATCACAAACTGactcaatttatataatataaaaatcataaattatataatataaaaaattaaaatcaatcaaatttaaaccataaattaaaatcttgatcaaatttatataatataaaaagtattttttaatggCAGCCCAAACCAAACATTACCTACTTAAGTGAATAACTAGCTAGCAGTCAACTTTGAGAAAAGAACCATAAAGCAAAATTAACATCACGATCAATTAAGTCttctattcaaaaatatatatataaattaatgtttttttttctatacaTTTATGGTCTTGTCTTGTGTAAGACAAAAGGGAGAACAAATTAAAGACTTAGAAAACAGATCTCTTATGAATAGTGTTGATTGATATTGACATTTTACACATAATTGATGTAACTCACGAGTGTTGTATGTGAtcaattttctaaataaaacaTCAATTTCAAGTTGGTTTTGATTTGTTCATTCAACAGGGAGATTCTAAATTAAGTTCAAACTTTGGGTCACTTGTAGGCATGGACAGGGTTAAATATTAGAACGTCGTTATTCTTGGGACTAATTGTGCAGTGCAGATCACAAATT
This window harbors:
- the LOC127790440 gene encoding probable F-box protein At2g36090, producing the protein MSPPPNTTAAAAGDQSGATLFSDVHGDVVEAHILARLDGPTLAAASCASSQLHSLCSQDHLWAAVCHSTWPSTAASPRLRHLISAFPGGPRSFFSLSFPLLLPSTATPTTSPPPELISAVDIHYKNKLIFSKVQETETTTSWFRCSPFRVDLLDLKDTVATAFRHPDGDCSCAELAEEMTLSWVLIDPLNQRAANLSSHKSVSVQRHWLSGEVQVQFATVLGASETVQCGIVVTCGGSEGGEMQVREVSLQVEDMDGMHLTGKDSMDILHQALGGKKENIIKDREVEGRRRYREYLEMKRNRRDKKLRIEGTLDMLCVAFGFGLTVAAASWLFFGSS